One Glycine soja cultivar W05 chromosome 7, ASM419377v2, whole genome shotgun sequence genomic window, TTAGTATATTCTTTAGAAATGAGTAGGGTAAATACAATTCCTTAAGTGTTGCTATTGTCTTTTTCAATCAGAATTGAAGTTTCGCTTTGATAATCCGCATAATAAAGATATGTATTGAAAGATTACCTGGATTAACGAAGTGAAACTTCAATTCTGATTAGAAAAAACAACACTAAAAACACAAGGAATTATATCTAAGTTTTGCCATAAATACAATTCTATCCATTTTACattaaatggtaataactttggTGTCTACTTTCAACAGCTGCAGAAGCTGAATCATCTAATGCAGAAGCCAATGGAGCCAGGTCAGAGATGCACACAAGTTGAAGCAGCAAACAGCATGGACAGTGAATCAGAAAATGGAGGCACCATGAAATGTGAAGCTGAGGGAAAGCCAAGCCCATCAATGGAAATATCAGAACATTTACTTGGTGTTCTGTCTGATGATGACACAAGCATAAAGGTGGAAGACTTTGGCCTAGAAGATGAACATGGCCTTCTGAATTTTGCTAAGCATGTTGATGGTTCCTTGACTTCACCAGAAGATTGGAATGCTTTTGAATCCAATGATCTATTAGGCCAATCAACCACTGATGATTACCAATGGTGGGACTTCTGGTCCTGAATGAAACAGAGCAACCAAAATTTTGTGGAGGAAATATTTATGCATATGAATGCTTCATGTTTGGTTCCACGTTGGCGACTTAGATTCGATAACTGGGTAGCAATTAGTTATAGCTTTCACGTTTATGAGCAAAATCCACGcgattttttcattaataacgAGTTTCCAAACACGCACTAAATCAATACTAATTAAGAGAACATAATTAAGCACCACCTAAGACAACGCagactaaaaatatttcttatatgAAAAATGTGTATTATGCCTGGCTATTGGTTATCATCAATTCCATAAATTTATGTGGAAAACCAAACTGTTCAAAcactttaaaaggaaaaaaaaatatctcaaatCTGAAAGAAGTGATTTTATTGATAACAAGTTCACAGAGGTACATTGCTACATCTTTATAATTAAAGATGTATGTTTGGTTTTCTTATGGCAATTGGAACATAAAA contains:
- the LOC114418280 gene encoding homeobox-leucine zipper protein ATHB-12-like codes for the protein MEYTYSAGVEAETHTSSSTTPSRSKKRNNNTRRFSDEQIKSLETMFESESRLEPRKKLQLARELGLQPRQVAIWFQNKRARWKSKQLERDYGILQSNYNSLASRFEALKKENQTLLIQLQKLNHLMQKPMEPGQRCTQVEAANSMDSESENGGTMKCEAEGKPSPSMEISEHLLGVLSDDDTSIKVEDFGLEDEHGLLNFAKHVDGSLTSPEDWNAFESNDLLGQSTTDDYQWWDFWS